The Corvus moneduloides isolate bCorMon1 chromosome 5, bCorMon1.pri, whole genome shotgun sequence genome includes a region encoding these proteins:
- the EGR4 gene encoding LOW QUALITY PROTEIN: early growth response protein 4 (The sequence of the model RefSeq protein was modified relative to this genomic sequence to represent the inferred CDS: deleted 2 bases in 2 codons), translating to MAAAEGRSSPAPAIKGAAGRELRVSARAAPPPGPACPPRPGPAPARPRSARAPRPSTPRTAPSTPSVTCRVPGTCPEHPRIGPGTPSVPRLIPEQPSDRSGHHSQLIPSIPGSPRASPASPRASPGSPAASPASPLSIRRLSPGVPRLSPSASRLSPSIPGSSQPARPAQAASPGKMLNVMDFSCPDPLYSKYEESCEMKTGDLQGLGQPEQQLLAEADFLGGELLGAPGSGGAVDYSLLGSQPSPSLSYTGSFFIKAVPEHPHDQESLFNLMSGILGISPFASSEGHQRHLDALYPCPEVAQSQLDLYSSCQPEMSGSSPAPFPEQGYGAFPAAEGAQPLQAQPALGNSSQCFFQPKLLDTKQDIKLSSGSPPLDKFKASCAQWEPISQQHQAYLPAGFQSPEGFPAAESGQGLFHPLGSKMESVLSVSCQSELGSLAEDAACFGTHLGFGCEPENFPARGDFADTKIHNIPAPLMPDFDASLAQPEVLPGLMSSAELLHPHPSPSVPPTDFLGHPASSSLPSLLPATPPALAEPKKKTRRSKCSSKCFCPKPHEKAFACPVENCIRSFARSDELNRHLRIHTGHKPFQCRICLRNFSRSDHLTTHIRTHTGEKPFSCDTCGRRFARSDEKKRHSKVHLKQKARTEEKLKGLGFFSVGLSFGTL from the exons ATGGCTGCGGCGGAAGGTCGgagcagccccgctcccgctaTAAagggggcggcggggagggagCTCCGGGTGTCCGCTCGGGCtgcgccgccgccgggccctgcctgccccccccgcccgggccctgcccccgcccgcccccggaGCGCCCGGGCCCCCCGCCCCAGCACCCCCCGCACTGCCCCAAGCACCCCG AGCGTCACCTGCAGGGTCCCTGGCACCTGCCCCGAGCAT CCTCGGATCGGTCCGGGCACCCCGAGCGTCCCCCGGCTCATCCCCGAGCAGCCCTCGGATCGGTCCGGGCAccattcccagctcatcccGAGCATCCCGGGCTCTCCCAGAGCATCGCCCGCCTCGCCCCGAGCATCCCCGGGCTCGCCTGCAGCATCTCCCGCCTCGCCCCTGAGCATCCGCCGGCTCTCCCCGGGCGTTCCGCGGCTCTCCCCGAGCGCCTCCCGGCTCTCCCCGAGCATTCCTGGCTCGTCCcagcccgcccgccccgctcaGGCCGCGTCTCCAGGGAAGATGCTCAACGTTATGGATTTCTCCTGCCCGGATCCGCTTTACTCCAAGTACGAGGAGAGCTGCGAGATGAAAACCGGAGACCTGCAGGGCTTGGGGCAGCCTGAGCAGCAACTTCTGGCAGAGGCCGATTTCCTTGGAG GTGAGCTGCTGGGTGCccccggcagcggcggggccgtgGATTACTCCTTGCTGGGCAGCCagccctccccttccctcagctACACCGGCAGCTTCTTCATCAAGGCGGTACCGGAGCACCCCCATGACCAGGAGTCCCTCTTCAACCTGATGTCGGGGATTCTGGGCATCTCCCCCTTCGCCTCTTCCGAGGGCCACCAGAGGCACCTGGATGCTCTTTACCCCTGTCCCGAGGTGGCTCAGAGCCAGCTGGACCTGTACTCGTCCTGCCAGCCTGAGATGAGCGGATCCAGCCCGGCCCCGTTCCCGGAGCAGGGCTACGGCGCCTTCCCTGCGGCCGAGGGGGCTCAGcccctgcaggcacagcccGCCCTGGGAAACTCCTCCCAGTGCTTCTTCCAGCCCAAGCTCCTGGACACCAAGCAGGACATCAAGCTGTCCTCCGGCTCCCCACCCCTGGACAAGTTCAAAGCCTCCTGTGCCCAGTGGGAGCCcatctcccagcagcaccaggcctACTTGCCCGCGGGCTTCCAGTCTCCCGAAGGCTTCCCGGCCGCAGAGAGCGGCCAGGGGCTGTTCCACCCGCTGGGCTCCAAGATGGAGAGCGTCTTGTCCGTCAGCTGCCAGTCGGAGCTCGGCAGCCTGGCAGAGGACGCTGCCTGCTTTGGAACCCATCTGGGTTTCGGCTGCGAGCCAGAAAACTTCCCAGCCCGCGGGGACTTCGCCGACACCAAGATCCACAACATCCCCGCGCCATTAATGCCGGACTTCGACGCCTCCTTGGCCCAGCCCGAGGTCCTGCCGGGCCTGATGAGCTCCGCCGAGCTCCTCCATCCTCACCCCTCTCCTTCTGTCCCCCCCACGGACTTTCTGGGCCACCCCGCGTCTTCCTcgctcccctccctgctgcctgccacCCCTCCCGCCCTGGCCGAGCCCAAGAAGAAGACGCGCCGGAGCAAGTGCTCCTCCAAGTGCTTCTGCCCCAAACCCCACGAGAAGGCGTTCGCCTGCCCGGTGGAGAACTGCATCCGCAGCTTCGCCCGCTCCGACGAGCTCAACCGGCACCTGCGCATCCACACGGGCCACAAGCCCTTCCAGTGCCGCATCTGCCTGCGCAACTTCAGCCGCAGTGACCACCTCACCACCCACATCCGCACGCACACGGGCGAGAAGCCCTTCTCCTGCGACACCTGCGGCCGCCGCTTCGCCCG